The Spea bombifrons isolate aSpeBom1 chromosome 4, aSpeBom1.2.pri, whole genome shotgun sequence genome segment TGGCCACGAGAGACTGCTTGTCGTCAATTAAGACAATAAATGAATACTTATTTTGGCAACACAGCTGTGGCAAGCATCAGCGTGTCTGCAACTGACCGGgatcaaaagaaatataaatacaccgattaattaaccctttcccacGCGCCACAGggcatttaaataatttgtaaCAACCTCACCCCAGTGATATATTTACCTTTGGGGCCATCTAGGCCCTACCTAGAGCAGCGTCCCTTGCTGCTTTCTCCTCCATGGTCGGCATCCAGGGGCAATAATAGCACTGCACTCCGTTAAGAAATTTAGCTccaggatatgacgtcatatctcGGCACGCTGTATCTTAACGGCACACGGCATCTATGGAGCCAGCACAGCCTCCGTTCCCCAAACAGGCCAGTTGGGAAGATCAAAGCTCTCCCTTATAACAGGGCACTGGGGGCTCGACCAGCTGAAAGGAAAATCTGTCCCCCTCACCCTGATTTTGTATCGGGGTCTACCACCCCCCCATTGGACCTGCTGCCCAAATACATCACTGGGCAGCAATGGagtaatatttcaatattttttttcttttctgctttCTGACTTAAGGTTTCTTTTTCCTTTACAAAATTTTGCAAATTGCAGGCGAGGGCAAGATATGTGTCAACCTGCAAGTAGCACAATTTAAAGTTGCATAAACGCACCTGCAACTACAAATAACTGATACACAGtattagtgaatatatatatacgagcTATATTACAATTGTTTGCACAAAGGGGACATACAATCCCAGTCTGCtcagtcaagttaacccttactCAACTGACATTCAAATTGTTACTGAACAGACCCAATTGACAAGACAAATCGACCACTGATTTCAGCTAAACTGTATCCGTCTCCCTTTTTCTGAATGAAAGCACACGCACCTTCAAGTACCAAAAAGATTATGGTgaactgtattaaccccttaatgacaaagcccgtacatgtacgggctcaaaatgcattgttttcaatgggtttagggaccgcccattgtccttaaggggttaaactagcATGATGTTaagatatgtatttatatagcaatcCTTCCCGATCAGACATGAACATTGGAGGATCTGGCTATAATGAGTGGATAGAGAGCCTGCTACTAGCTTAATACATACGTATTCCCCTCAACTGGTCACTTATCAAAGCCTGTTTCGACACTGGTGACCAAGGGTGATTGACATATctagaaattacattttatgtaaactgACTAAactgttctttttatttttatgagatgATAGATatccatatctgggaacttctaGGCTCTGGCTACCAAGAGCCCTCCCTCTAAAAGGGAGTGGCTATGCAGTGGGTGGGGTTAGCTGCATGAGGGGCATTAGACCCATATATGGGCATGGAGAGCCAGACATGTGGGCAGGGCTAACCCCAACACCATTCACTTGTATCAGAGTGGAAGGGAAATAGGGAGAGGAGTGACTTCCTAGATATGTACATATCCATTAAAATGGACCTATACACAAAAATGATGCTTCCACGTCACTCATCTGGATCTACTCCATTTTGCGGGCGTTGAGAGTTCAGCCACGTCTAGTGCAGGGGGGTCATATGACATGGCGTTAAAGTACCCTGCTGAGTGTTCAACTTCGACAACAGGCCAGCTCAATGTTAAACCAGAATATAGAGAGACCCTGTGACAATTGCTCTCCTTGTCCTTGGGCCAACTTGTCCCTGGCAAAGAAGGACAACAAAACTTTATGTAATTGTTGGGAATATATTACATAACATGGGCTCAACAGCAGAGATTCTATCTGATTGTAGTAAATAGAAAACTAACAAAATTCTGTTTGTAAAAATAGCCCTATaaggataatttaaaaaaaaagtggggcATAAGTGAATTTTGTAACtatgtgtgttttgttgttTATTGTTATCATTCACCATTTCTCTTTCTAAAGGAGGATCTttagttttacaaaaaatatttttagactgGACCTCATGAGGACGAATAGACCCTCTGACACCTATCAGCCTTCAAGAATCAGCATGCGTAACCTATTCATTAGCAATGAATATTGACGTCATTGCAAGAGGGATGGGGCAGCTTTTAGGTAAAAAATATCAGATTTCTGCATTTTAAAGCTGATCATGTTCTTATATTTTCAGTAAATAATGATGAAGTCCAATGGAAAGTTACTTAAGCTtctgggacctcagaggtctcttcttctcctttttcttcttgttctccgaggtcccaaaagcttacaTAACCACTTATTTTGctatgttgacccaataaaTGGAATCAACCTCAATAGAAATCTTGACAGCACAGAGTTAAACTGCAAATACCACACAAtgattcaaaaatattttttatatacattttattcacatTGCCCTCCCTTCATTAATATGTATtgcttaattattatttatagtataaTCTTTATTAATTCTACTGCATTTTATGTTTGTGTCCTAGGTAAAGAAATAATTGCCATTGTAAAGTGCCAATGTAGTTCTCATGTAGaggtacaataaaatatatataaaagcgaAGAAGTGGGGGTAaaaaccaaacagaaaaactCCAGAGAAGCCACAGTCAGTCAATGGATCCAAAGTCTTCTTCTGGGGCCACAACCCTTTCCCTCCCTGGCAAGAAGGCTTACAGTAAGTTCCCCAAAAAATGGAACCACCAATGACTTCAAGGAGACCTGTCCCTCAAAAAAAGCTAAATCTCAGAGGACCTGGCTCCACTGTGGCATTTCCAGTCCAGTCATCTAAAAAATGTCCCTCACATTTACATGATTGGTTTACTAGACAAACGACTGCTGCAGTTGAGTTGGTGGTCCACTTGTGTTTGCACTGGAAATACCACGTTAGTTGTACAGAATGTACAGCTTGCAACCACACCTCACTGATGAGACCTATGAAGACCAAAACATTAAGGTCAAGAGTGTACCTgtgaaagtgaagaaaaagtGATCCTTTGACCTTGAAGTCCAGGCACCTTGAAGGAACCTTGAAGGAAGTGGAGCTGTCTCATCCTGGCTAGTTGATCCCTGAATAAAGACTTAAAGCCCACAGTGGCACAACTTGCCATCTTTGGTAATCATTCAATtcattattatacttttatCACCAAAATCAGTCCAATATCTTTCAAACATTGTTAAATAATGTCAAAGCCCTGCATCTCAGGTTGTATTTTACTCGTCCAGCtgatatcatttttgttttccctGCCAACCATCTTTGCTCTTCAGGCTAGCTATGTCTTAAATGTGTCAAGTTAAAACGTAAGCAATTTAAGAGCACCTGATGATTTAAACCTCTTATCCCTTGAGTTTTACAGAGGAGATCCCCATTAAAaattttattatagcttttctGATATCCTTGTTTCTTAAGCTGTATATTATGGGATTGAACAGAGGGGTCAACACAGTGTTCAGAAGGGACAATGCTTTGTTGAGTTCTAAGGAATATCCTCTTGATGGAGCCATATAAAGAGTAATTAGAGTTCCATAATATATTGACACAACAGCAAGGTGGGAGCTGCAAGTGGAGAAGGTTTTCTGTCTCCCGGTGCTGGTTGAGATCCGAAAGATAGAACTGAAAATACAGATGTAAGTTGCAACGACAATGACTAGCTGCGAGATTACAATTAAAATTACGTTTATAGATACCTGGATTTCTACAAGTGATGTATCCGAGCATGAAAGTTCAAGGAGAGGAGCAAGGTCACAGAAGAAATGATCTATGATATTTGGCCCACAGAACTCCAACTCAAACACAAGAACCTCTGTAATAAATGATAACGCAAAACCAGCCGTCCAACACCAAATCGCCAGATAATAAGGGAGCTTGACATTCATAATGGACGGATAGCGCAATGGGTTGCAAATGGCCAGATATCGGTCGTAGGACATCACGGTCAGCAAGCAGCATTCGATAAGTGCAGAGGCACCAAAGAAATACAGCTGGATGAGGCATCCAAGGGCAGATATGGGACACCTACCTGTTAATATCACTTGTAGGGTATTGGGGCCAACATTAGAACTAATTAAGATATCACAAAGAGACAGGTGGCTGagaaagaaatacatgggaCATTTCAGCTGTTGATTGACTGATACGAGCATGATGATCAGAAGATTTCCGGTGACCGTTACGGAATAAAGGAAAATGAGAAGCAGAAAAAGTGGGATATGGAAACTATGAAGATTTTGGAATCCCATCAGAAGAAATTCAGTGACCGTGGTGTGGTTGTCCTTCATCATGAACTACaatgaaaacacaaaacattatcTTCATATCTTTTGTGGTTATAGTTCCATCGTTTATCTTTAATCCCACCCCCCCCcactatttaaatgtattaatttgtgGATTTAACAAATAATTGCACAAACTAGCCCACTTTATGAGTGAATTATAAAATCCGTTGACATATTAAGCATTTATCGATCTAtgattacagaaaagaaaacataaagcaTCTACTATCAAGgtgtataaattattatttcattttgtttttgaaaaacatttgtttcatttttatattgtgcTATATTCTGTAGTCTGAAATAACAAATAGTTCACAAAATAAGGACTAAGATAACAATGGACTTATGTAGGTACTTACCAATTTATGAGTATAAAGGCTTCCTTTGACCTttctcattaaaataacatttttaacattaaatgttGGAGAACCGTCTTAGAATGTATAACATTTCAATGTCTGCCATCAACTATTGGAATTATTGTAGTATTAAGTAGTCCTTTTCCTTCCAATGCTTTGGATTGTttggtcaatatatatatatcaggttcTTCTAGTTAGCTTGGAGTCATAATTTCATTCCTTTTGTATAGTCTCATTTAACACATGAACTGTTATCAGTAAGATTTCAACTGGTTTTTCCAAGAGGATAAGATTTTAATAATGGTAAGAAAAATCTATGCGAATAAAAGTCTCAGTGTTGTGGAATATCTTGAATGAAGTGGTTCATCGTCAATTTTGTAAGGGCTGATATAACAGAAGCAGCTGCCGTTGGGAATTGTTATTGGCCCTTGGAGTGTAAGATGATTGTGCTAcgcaaataatataaattaattccaTCATGTATTGAAATTTACCGAAGAGAACATTTGAAAGGTCCTGTTGTTTTCcttcttcattattattattattactattattattattactattattattattattattttttttttttttggcattaaaAAGGTATTGAAGATTTTTATCGAGTACATAACTATTAAAGTTGTACAGGGGAACAAAAGGAGTGGGGTAGGAGGGGAGGGAAGAGGGGACAAGAGTGGTCACACCTTATGTCATAAAGAAAGCAATTTCCAATCATGGCAAAAACTTTCCCCATATAATCTGTCATAACATTTTTCTATCATTATTACAGACGTCATATGAAAGATTTAAACGCCCCTTATTATTAGGCGTGCAaatggcccattcattttccgGCAACAAATTACATTGCGTGGCTATAGCCACATTGATTCTTtcacattctcactcattctctcacactctcattctctcacaccctctttcactttctctaaatgttttccttagcttctctgccaaccacttctgtttCTGCTGACCTtctcatcttcttcatcttctatcttttatcttctcccgcTCTTCTGATGGACTTACGGAGAACCCACTTGTGtttaaattttataaataattatatggcAAGAATGATGGCTTAAAAGTTTGAGGTGTTACAGGAAGAACTTTTATTCATGATttggatatactgtataaatatgttCTCTTCTCCaatcctctttttttattactctGGTAGGTAGATGCATCGAGCCCCACAGTGCAGGAAACTGACCCCCCCTAAATTACTAATTTAAAGaattaagaatatttaaataattttcccctcagagtaaggaaggagattgagCCACATCAGCAGCTGAGGCAGGCACAGACAGAGAGGCACACCTAATTTGTCACAatatgaataatttatttttttgtgttgtccaaaaataaaaggttttgctggtagtgtaaatatattattaaggcAAAGagcccaaaataaataataattataataaataatttattgcatAAAAAAACCTTCTGCTGCAGTCCCAGTAAATCAATGAAATAAACTATAGTTGTAGAGCTTATCCAATCCACCTCCACTACACCAATGGACGCTTGCACTGTGGTAGATGAGCCTCAATCTCAGCCTTAACACTGTCTGTTACTGTCCCTGACTGTCTCACAATTCCTAATTCCTATCAGTCTGTGGCTGTTACTGACTAAAAAATGGCGTCGGCAAACTTTATGTCCATGCCTGTCGCTTCTCCTTGTAAATACAgactgaaaaaagtaaaaatccaTAGGTTGCTGGACCCATTAGCCACAGACATAAGCCATCAATAAAACCATCCTCTGGATTTTTTATATGTACCTTCCTACACAAAGTACTTTCTCATTTTACCTTTTCCATGAGCTCTAAAACGCGTTGTGATGGCACCAAAACGtggcaaacaagaaaaagaaatttCTGAGCTTTTGCCTTTcgttttagtttgttttgtcCGATGTCCTCCTTGGTATCGGAGATATGTATGAATGCATGAAATTGATAtaattttgctaaaaataaggTTGGTATGaatttgaatgcacaagtctgataGACGTTATCATCGTTAGAAGTACCTTCAATGTGTGATGCACATTAGTAGTAATGTGCCCtcacaaaatgtaaacacacaaaatggGCATTCAATGGAGCAGACGGTTTCTTTAGGGTGAATCAGGCCTACTGTACACCCAGGCACAGGAAGCACTCCCTGCTCACTGTGCTGACAGGAAGTGTCCATGGAACAAATCACTTGCAAGGGTGGGAGCTAGAATCTATTCTTGGTTTTACCTATATTTCCCAACAGTTTCTCTGCCTgtaaccgccccccccccctacCTAGACAGACAACCAGGGCATCAAAAGACAATTACTGGGAAATGGGCTGCTGTCAATTGGCTCCCAAGAATTTTCAGCTGCCCTTTTTGTCATATTGTATAGATAGCTCTATAATTATTTAGGTTTATTAATAGACAATCATAATCAAAAACTTTGTTAAtgctattagacttgtgcatttgtcttcgggcgaacatgaaacaaacacgaagagtgtgtttttttgttcgttctgaagacacgaagaagagaagacagtggcAGTAAAAcataggcgaagacgaagactggcacacgaagaatcttcgtgatcgtcttcgtctactaatctccccggtcccttccccatctaacctaccttatcttcacggcatcgcaggagttgatTGAAGCAGAAATCcaaggttcgccgtcaggggttacagggcagcgCGAGTGAgactattggtcacctgcagggtcttcctctggcagcAACCAATTGGTTgctgccagaggaagaccctgcaggtgaccaagaggctcactcgcacagctttttaacccctgcgatgctgtgttGGATAACGGGAACAGAAATCCATAGGTCAAAGGGCCGGGCAAgtaaccaataggctcactcgcactgcccctTATCACTGGCCGCTatccagaaaaagaaacaaaagaaaaaaatccggGACCCTActacaacagttaaaagtccgtgtcAGCGACCAACACagtcgctggtacggacatttaacttagcataataacttagCCGGAGCgatctagatcccagtttcacccttcctcctgcctgtctgaccagtattattggttctgatggcaggattgttttcatgtgctttttgagtgctgttataactaatttgcatatgatctgcatattgttttacatatggtgtgatgcatgctggttgtagctcaccaccttattgaaaagctcttggaggctggtggtatATTATGAGTAGCCTTTGGCACTAGAAGGCTTTTTGTCGTCTCTTTGTCGTCTCTTTGTCGTCTCTTTGTCGTCTCTTTGTCGTCTCTTTGTCGTCTCTTTGTcgtctctttctttctttgtcgTCTCTTTCTTTGTCGGAACTGgagaaggcatataaaaaaCTGTTCGACCGTGTTCAATAGAATGCCCCATTGACCatggattttattgattattccTCTGAGGATGTTGACCTGGGGgaggtggatgggactgcggtctccacctcTGAATCACAGGGATGCTGGGTAGCCCAGATCCGATACCGGAGTTGTGCGACTGTGCTccacaaccggatccagagaCTGGGgatttattcaatttttttgtcTAAGGATGTTAACCCAGGAGGGGTGGATAAGACTGCAGTCTCCACACCTGGGTTCTTGGAATGCTGGGCAGTCTGCCCAGATCCCTTAGCCCCAGCTGaagagctggcaacagggcagagcgccACTGGCCTCTGCCCCACACCTGCAATggctacagggatccagggagatgcgtcagccggcccatctccccagcggcagctcacaagtCCGGAAGTGGAGGgacctgtcctccctccccagtgGCAGGCTGACCTAGAAGATTCCCTAGCCCCAGCTaaagcgctggcaacagggcagcccttacgaaaaaattactgcagtttttctgaagtaatactgcatttttatggacatgaaaaaactgcaatactgcacttttactgaatgcattggtcctctggcctttgggttgggaaagcaatggagcctGAGGTGCTgaattgccctggcagaaatgctggagtcaccgtGTGTGGTCTTGCATGCCACTGCATACGGTGATCGCATGTTCTCACTGGCGGCCTACCAGCACTACCTTTTCCCCTTGTACCATTAGGTCTTGGGGTTAagatgatttatttttgaacCTGGCAGGCCAGCAATGGTCTGTCCCTgaactatttttctttaatttatatatcactTCATTTGCACGAGTGCCTATTAATGTCCCCTTTATTTGATTTCACGGCTTTTTGAATTTCACGGCGAGGCCCTCACTACTTTTTAgacactgttttcttttaagaggcagtgaagcctggactttgctggagaGTATTGGGAGCCTTCTGGCCCcttcctctcttcaagaagACCAACAAGGAGTCTAACCCTTCGGTGAGTCtcacgcacctcgggctccaaaaaaaaaaaaaaaaaagtgctgccGAGGTCCTGAAGAGCTATGATTCTTGCTGTCTGCGTTGCTAGTCCTGCCTGACGGTTGAAGTTTTGTGTTCCCGGTGGCCATGGAGACAAGGAAGGAGCAtctggcgggtgtacccagtcggtgTACAGGTCATTCCCGTCACAGATATATTAGCCAAATATGGTAGTgtgatcattttcatttattaattattcaaataaaatacattccatgatccgctggtctccccgctgcaacagttaaatgtccacactcgcggacattaattctgtaaaacttgcaaactttttttttctttttttttttttttttttttttttattaaactgttaCACAAAAGGatgatgggaatatattttatttgaataaatgcaaatgagcacactgccacatatggataatatatcttcgggcagaattctgccctctattggttagatacattgagtagcattgttccagatgcttgaaatccaaagttattatgctactcaatgtaaaaccaacagagggcagcattctgcccgaaCATATactagccatatgtggcagtgtgctcatttgcatttattcaaataaaatatattcccatgatcctttcgtgtaatggtttaatacaaaaaaaaaagaatgcttattggttagatacattgagtagcacaATAACTTTGGATtgcaagcatatggaacaatgctactcaatgtataaccaatagagggcagcattctgcccgagaatatattagccatatatggtagtgtgcacattggtcgccagcagggggccagcaatagagttgctcatacggacatttaaactcctggcgccagagctgctgcggtacgagttaaccccgtattaaccccttaaccagaaaaaacgaagaaaaaacgaacacaaagaatgtccacgaatattcgcccgaagagaagacaggaacaggcgaatatttgcggaatacgaagatttattttttttgtcgaagatgagcacgaagacgaagagccccttggtgcccaagtctaattgctgatgtcagtgtttcttaaactatatattataggTGCAATGGACTTTTGCCCCAAGAGGCTGACTCCCCCCAGGCCTTCTTCCTCGGCTACATCTTCCTGCTTTTAATGGGGATCCTGAGCCTCCGCTGCACGGGAGTTGGGGTACATAGCATTGGCAGCTCCTCCACCTGACTGGGCATCCAAGCCATGGATGGGTTTCCCTGGCAGGGACATaataaatgactagaacacacAGTAATAGCAGTAAAACAATAGGAGcatgtattaaataataaatggcaaataaaagtaacaGATGTAATACAAGGGTTGACTAGACAAACCAAACCCTGTCTACCCAGGCCCAGCACCCTCCAAACCACCTGCAGACCCACCCGCAGGCTTCACCCGAATGGCTGATGGGTACCAGTTGGTGCACAGACGTGTTGGGGTCCTTTAAGGTAATCCACAGTTTAAAGCAATTGAAACTCAGTGGGAAGATATTGGTGCAATCCACAGAAAGGGCTGTGTAAATCTTTATTAATGGCTGTGATAGACAGAATGCCCTATCAGCATGACAGGGGGAGAGGATACTCTTTACCACCCAGCTCAGGTATTCAGCTGCATTGCCCCAAGGGAAGCTCCAGCACACACTGGAGTCACAGCTTACACTGGATCATCAGAACAGGGATACTGTTGCTGAACTACACTGCTGCAGCATGTCCTTCTCCTTCTGTGCCCCACACCGTTCTAGAGAAGTCCATCTCAGGGATCGCCCTATTGGCTCAATTGGTCACATGAGCACCCAGCCAAAGTTCAAAAGTCCCAGAGATGCAGCAGGAAGAAATCCGGGGGTTACATAGGCTTGAACATTAAAGTGTTCAGAAGGGACAATGCTTTGTTGACTTTAAGAGCGTCTAATGATTTAAAACGCTTTTTATCTTCTGAGTTTTACAGAGGAGATCCATATTAAAAGTTTTATTATAGCTATTCTGATATCCTTGTTTCTTAAGCTATATATTATGGGATTGAACAGAGGGGTCATCACAGTGTTCAGAAGGGACAATGCTTTGTTGAGTTCTAAGGAATATCCTCTTGATGGAGCCATATAAAGAGTAATTAGAGTTCCATAATATATTGACACAACAGCAAGGTGGGAGCTGCAAGTGGAGAAGGTTTTCTGTCTCCCGGTGCTGGTTGAGATCCGAAGGATAGAATTGAAAATACAGATGTAAGTTGCAACGACAAAAAACAGCTGTGAAATTCCGATTACAATCACATTAATAGATACCTGGATTTCTACAAGTGATGTATCCGAGCATGAAAGTTCAAGGAGAGGAGCAAGGTCACAGAAAAAATGGTCAATAATATTAGGCCCACAGAACCGCAACTCAAACACAAGAACCACTGTAATAAATGATAACCCAAAACCAGCCGTCCAACACCAAATCACCAGATAATTTGGGAGCTTGACATTCATAATGGACGAATAGTGCAATGGGTTGCAAATGGCCAGATATCGGTCGTAGGACATCACGGTCAGCAAGCAGCATTCAATGCCTGCAGAGGCACCAAAGAAATACAGCTGGATGAGGCATCCAAGGGCAGATATGGGACACCTACCTGTTAATATCACTTGTAGGGTATTGGGGCCAACATTAGAACTAATTAAGATATCACAAAGAGACAGGTGGCTGagaaagaaatacatgggaCACTTTAACTGTTGATTGATTGATACTAAAGTGATGATCAGAAGATTTCCGGTGACCGTTACAGAATAAATGACAATGAGCAGCAGAAAAAGTGGGATATGGAAACTATGAAGATTTTGGAATCCCATCAGAAGAAATTCAGTGACCGTGGTGTGGTTGTCCTTCATCATGAACTACaatgaaaacacaaaacattatcTTCATATCTATTGTGGTTATAGTTCCATCGTTTAtctttaatcccccccccccactatttaaatgtattaattgcaCAAACTAGCCCACTTTATGAGTGAATTATAAAATCCGTTGACATATTAAGCATTTATCGATCTATGATTAcggaaaagaaaacataaagtaTCTACTATCAAGgtgtataaataattatttcattttgttt includes the following:
- the LOC128491637 gene encoding olfactory receptor 5AS1-like → MMKDNHTTVTEFLLMGFQNLHSFHIPLFLLLIVIYSVTVTGNLLIITLVSINQQLKCPMYFFLSHLSLCDILISSNVGPNTLQVILTGRCPISALGCLIQLYFFGASAGIECCLLTVMSYDRYLAICNPLHYSSIMNVKLPNYLVIWCWTAGFGLSFITVVLVFELRFCGPNIIDHFFCDLAPLLELSCSDTSLVEIQVSINVIVIGISQLFFVVATYICIFNSILRISTSTGRQKTFSTCSSHLAVVSIYYGTLITLYMAPSRGYSLELNKALSLLNTVMTPLFNPIIYSLRNKDIRIAIIKLLIWISSVKLRR
- the LOC128491636 gene encoding olfactory receptor 5AS1-like → MMKDNHTTVTEFLLMGFQNLHSFHIPLFLLLIFLYSVTVTGNLLIIMLVSVNQQLKCPMYFFLSHLSLCDILISSNVGPNTLQVILTGRCPISALGCLIQLYFFGASALIECCLLTVMSYDRYLAICNPLRYPSIMNVKLPYYLAIWCWTAGFALSFITEVLVFELEFCGPNIIDHFFCDLAPLLELSCSDTSLVEIQVSINVILIVISQLVIVVATYICIFSSIFRISTSTGRQKTFSTCSSHLAVVSIYYGTLITLYMAPSRGYSLELNKALSLLNTVLTPLFNPIIYSLRNKDIRKAIIKFLMGISSVKLKG